A single region of the Nicotiana sylvestris chromosome 6, ASM39365v2, whole genome shotgun sequence genome encodes:
- the LOC104241510 gene encoding protein SOB FIVE-LIKE 4 isoform X1, producing MLLTEECNSSESGWTMYIGSPSNGEDDDELENEDFDELEDNNKEVINRDDNEDGDTDDSMASDASSGPSLRQYITKNGKGAGLANMVHYKNPKEKGKDYKVCGLNNNDPMKFHKANNSVKSGSKNEVKEEESVFAAKGEPSNGGNKVRKSIWMGKGK from the exons ATGTTATTAACAG AAGAATGTAACAGCAGTGAATCAGGGTGGACAATGTACATTGGTTCTCCTTCAaatggtgaggatgatgatgagcTGGAAAATGAGGATTTTGATGAattagaagataataataaagaAGTCATTAATCGCGACGACAACGAAGATGGTGATACTGATGATTCCATGGCTTCTGATGCTTCTTCAGGACCAAGTCTTAGGCAGTATATTACTAAAAATGGAAAGGGTGCTGGTCTAGCCAATATGGTTCATTACAAGAATCCAAAGGAAAAGGGTAAGGATTACAAAGTTTGCGGCTTGAACAACAACGATCCAATGAAATTCCACAAAGCCAATAATTCAGTGAAAAGTGGTTCCAAGAATGAAGTCAAGGAAGAAGAGTCTGTTTTTGCTGCAAAAGGAGAACCTTCAAATGGTGGTAATAAGGTTAGGAAAAGTATTTGGATGGGCAAAGGGAAGTAG
- the LOC104241510 gene encoding protein SOB FIVE-LIKE 4 isoform X2: protein MYIGSPSNGEDDDELENEDFDELEDNNKEVINRDDNEDGDTDDSMASDASSGPSLRQYITKNGKGAGLANMVHYKNPKEKGKDYKVCGLNNNDPMKFHKANNSVKSGSKNEVKEEESVFAAKGEPSNGGNKVRKSIWMGKGK, encoded by the coding sequence ATGTACATTGGTTCTCCTTCAaatggtgaggatgatgatgagcTGGAAAATGAGGATTTTGATGAattagaagataataataaagaAGTCATTAATCGCGACGACAACGAAGATGGTGATACTGATGATTCCATGGCTTCTGATGCTTCTTCAGGACCAAGTCTTAGGCAGTATATTACTAAAAATGGAAAGGGTGCTGGTCTAGCCAATATGGTTCATTACAAGAATCCAAAGGAAAAGGGTAAGGATTACAAAGTTTGCGGCTTGAACAACAACGATCCAATGAAATTCCACAAAGCCAATAATTCAGTGAAAAGTGGTTCCAAGAATGAAGTCAAGGAAGAAGAGTCTGTTTTTGCTGCAAAAGGAGAACCTTCAAATGGTGGTAATAAGGTTAGGAAAAGTATTTGGATGGGCAAAGGGAAGTAG